The following are encoded in a window of Episyrphus balteatus chromosome X, idEpiBalt1.1, whole genome shotgun sequence genomic DNA:
- the LOC129920561 gene encoding vinculin, with product MPVFHTKTIESILDPVAQQVSRLVILHEEAEDGNAMPDLSRPVQVVSMAVTNLIKVGRETINSSDDNILKQDMPSALTRVENASQLLEEASDMLRGDPYSGPARKKLIEGSRGILQGTSALLLCFDESEVRKIIQECKRVLDYLAIAEVIGSMEDLVQFLKDLSPCLSKVSREVSVREKELTHQVHSEILVRCLEQVKILAPILICSMKVYIHIVEQNGVGVDEAAENRNYLASRMTDEIQEIIRVLQLTTYDEDTSELDNLTVLKKISNAILNKVGLANDWLANPYALKGGVGEKALRQIIENAHEVADRCLPQDSMPIRKMADDITTMGNALCELRHDGKGTSPQAESLAKNIREKLGSLQQALMNAIVGVNKAGVQQTAHTIQGRLEQACKWLQNPEINDNGLGERAIGLIVEEGRKVADGCPGYQKAEILQLCDEVEYLKMNAAGTTPKAKEFAKKLTHKLHELKEAIQNALVNRIVQDFMDVSTPLKQFSDAVNVPQGTPNREQNFNQKSNNLQAFSDRASKTSRMVAAGGSGGNKKIAEILLASASQVDSLTPQLVSAGRIRMNYPGSTAADEHLNNLKQQYADTVLRMRTVCDQATNPADFIKTSEDHMQVYVKLCEDAIHNKQPQKMVDNTSNIARLVNRVLLVAKQEADNSEDPVFTAKLNAATNRLENSLPAMVGDAKMVATNINDPVPASAWRDSYKKLLADVRDVRSAIAPSHADLLPPVPELNALHLSSNENKLDRAPPRPPLPREGMAPIRPPPPETDDEDEVFRTTPHANQPILIAARGLHQEVRQWSSKDNEIISAAKRMAVLMARLSELVLADSKGSKRELIATAKQIAEASEDVTRLAKDLARQCTDRRIRTNLLQVCERIPTIGTQLKILSTVKATMLGAQGSDEDREATEMLVGNAQNLMQSVKETVRAAEGASIKIRSDQTSNRLQWVRRQPWYQY from the exons ATGCCAGTCTTCCATACAAAAACCATTGAAAGTATTTTGGATCCTGTTGCTCAACAG GTATCTCGTTTAGTTATTCTTCATGAAGAAGCCGAAGATGGCAATGCTATGCCAGACCTTAGCCGTCCAGTTCAAGTCGTCTCAATGGCCGTTACCAATCTTATAAAAGTCGGTCGTGAAACAATTAACAGTTCAGATGATAACATACTTAAACAGGACATGCCGTCGGCTCTGACCCGTGTCGAGAATGCCTCTCAATTACTTGAAGAGGCATCAGATATGTTAAGGGGCGATCCATATTCCGGTCCAGCACGCAAAAAACTTATCGAAGGCAGCCGCGGCATATTACAAGGCACATCTGCCCTTCTTCTATGCTTTGACGAATCCGAAGTTAGGAAAATCATACAAGAATGCAAGCGGGTACTTGATTACCTGGCTATTGCTGAAGTAATCGGTTCGATGGAAGATCtcgtacagtttttgaaagatttaaGTCCATGCCTTAGCAAAGTTTCGAGAGAAGTGAGTGTACGTGAGAAAGAATTAACGCATCAAGTGCATAGTGAAATTTTGGTGCGCTGTCTGGAGCAGGTTAAAATTCTTGCTCCAATTCTGATTTGCAGCATGAAAGTTTACATTCATATTGTTGAGCAAAATGGAGTAGGAGTCGATGAAGCTGCTGAAAATAGAAACTACTTAGCCTCACGTATGACGGATGAGATTCAAGAAATTATTCGTGTCCTACAACTTACAACATATGACGAGGACACCAGTGAGCTGGATAATTTGactgttttgaagaaaataagcAATGCTATACTAAATAAAGTCGGCCTTGCTAATGACTGGCTGGCCAATCCGTATGCTTTGAAAGGTGGCGTTGGGGAAAAGGCCTTACGGCAAATAATAGAAAATGCTCACGAAGTGGCTGACAGATGTCTTCCTCAGGATTCAATGCCAATTCGCAAAATGGCTGACGATATTACCACCATGGGTAATGCATTGTGTGAGCTGCGCCATGACGGCAAAGGAACCAGTCCTCAAGCAGAGAGTTTGGCCAAAAATATACGCGAAAAACTGGGTAGCTTGCAGCAGGCTCTTATGAATGCCATAGTAGGTGTAAATAAAGCGGGAGTACAGCAAACCGCCCATACCATTCAAGGGCGCTTAGAGCAGGCATGTAAATGGCTGCAGAATCCAGAAATCAATGACAATGGCTTGGGTGAACGTGCAATCGGTTTGATTGTTGAAGAAGGAAGAAAAGTTGCCGATGGTTGTCCTGGCTACCAGAAAGCTGAAATACTCCAACTTTGTGATGAAGTAGAATATTTGAAAATGAATGCAGCCGGAACGACACCCAAGGCAAAGGAATTTGCCAAGAAGCTCACCCACAAATTACATGAACTAAAGGAAGCAATACAAAATGCCCTAGTCAATCGAATCGTTCAGGACTTTATGGATGTATCAACTCCGTTGAAACAATTCAGCGATGCAGTAAATGTTCCCCAAGGAACACCAAACCGAGAGCAAAATTTCAACCAGAAGTCAAATAATTTACAAGCATTCAGTGATCGTGCTTCGAAAACTAGTCGAATGGTGGCGGCTGGTGGATCTGGCGGGAACAAAAAGATCGCCGAAATATTGCTGGCTTCAGCATCCCAAGTCGACAGTTTAACACCGCAACTGGTATCTGCTGGGCGCATTCGAATGAACTATCCGGGCAGCACAGCAGCTGACGAGCATTTGAACAACTTGAAACAACAATATGCCGACACAGTTCTCAGGATGAGAACAGTTTGTGATCAGGCAACGAATCCGGCTGATTTTATCAAAACATCCGAAGATCACATGCAGGTTTATGTTAAGCTGTGTGAAGATGCTATTCATAATAAACAGCCCCAAAAAATGGTTGACAACACATCGAACATTGCACGCTTGGTTAATCGTGTTCTACTCGTAGCCAAACAGGAAGCAGATAATTCCGAAGATCCAGTATTTACAGCAAAGCTTAATGCAGCAACCAATCGTCTGGAAAATTCACTACCAGCTATGGTTGGCGATGCAAAGATGGTTGCAACTAATATCAATGACCCGGTTCCTGCTAGTGCCTGGAGAGATTCTTATAAGAAG cTACTAGCTGACGTGCGTGATGTTCGGTCTGCCATTGCACCCTCACATGCTGATTTACTTCCACCTGTTCCCGAATTAAATGCTTTGCATTTGTCTTCCAATGAAAACAAAC TGGACCGTGCTCCACCACGTCCTCCACTGCCACGTGAGGGTATGGCTCCAATTCGTCCACCACCACCAGAGACAGATGATGAAGATGAAGTCTTCCGCACGACGCCACATGCCAATCAACCAATTTTG ATTGCAGCTCGTGGTCTGCATCAAGAAGTTCGTCAATGGTCTTCCAAAGACAACGAAATTATTTCAGCAGCCAAACGTATGGCTGTCCTTATGGCTAGACTATCTGAATTAGTTCTTGCCGATTCGAAAGGTAGCAAACGAGAGCTTATTGCTACAGCTAAACAAATTGCTGAAGCATCAGAAGATGTAACACGTTTGGCTAAGGATTTGGCAAGACAATGTACAGATCGTCGAATTCGTACAAACTTGTTGCAAGTTTGTGAACGTATTCCCACAATTGGAacgcaacttaaaattcttTCAACTGTCAAAGCTACGATGTTGGGTGCTCAGGGATCCGATGAAGATCGCGAAGCAACAGAAATGTTGGTTGGAAATGCACAAAATCTAATGCAAAGT gtaAAGGAAACTGTCCGAGCAGCTGAAGGTGCCAGCATCAAGATTCGCTCTGATCAAACTAGCAATAGACTTCAATGGGTCAGGCGCCAACCTTGGTATCAATATTAA